The genome window TGGCAGTCTGATGCAGTTATCGTATTCcgaaaaaccaaaaacaaaaatgagaccACTTCAATCCTATGGTTCCAGAGGTCTTAATAGGTGTGCTTTACCTTCACATAGGAGTTTCCGGGGCAAATCTTGGAAAAGGAATGGAATCCAACTATGTTGAATTTATAAACTACATTTCCTTGAGCACTGGGTTTTATGCCTACAGAGCTAATCTGCTGTTAATTATAGACATTTCTTGCCAGGGAAAGCGCAATAGCTCCCCCTGACCCATCTTCAACCACCAACCATCCACACCATCACCCTAAAGGAATATTTTCTTGAGCTATAAACAACTCATGAGCTACCAGGAAATCAAGTCAATATTCTGTACAGTCATCAGGGGCATTGTCCTAAATAAAATACATCAAACCATATTTTTAGATTATTATGTATATGATACATAAAGGATACAAGCTTCTGCTACTCAATTGCCTCACAAAAACTGTCTTGCAAAGTGGGGGAAAACAGACCTGATTATTTCTTCAATGCACAGATTTGACGGGACCTCCAGCGATCTGGGGACATCATATagcaaaataaatacatataaatTACATATACATGGATTAATGACTTTGATCTCAATGATCCTTTCTgtacaagaaaaagaaagccTAAGCACACTCAAACATTGCGCCTGCACACAGGGCACGTGCCATGTCTTATAAGCCACTTGTCCACACATGCCAAGTGAAATGTGTGATGGCACCAAGGCAAGCTCCTTGCAATTTCCCCAACTTCAATATCCTGTCAATTACACATTAGCGCTACTTAGCAAAATTGATGGATATAAGGAACTACTTAAATGGTAAATATAAGGTCCTTATCTTCCCTAAGACAATAATGACCTGCAAACATATTGTGCAGCAGTTGCTCTGTGCTGCCTTAATTTCATCCAAGATTACATGGCATGGTAGTTTCTTCAGTGAGTCCCCTGACAGACCCCTGGATGCAACTTCACCATAGACATCATACATCTCATCATAGCTTAAGTTACCAATGCTAACCTGCCCATCCAATGCAAATTTATTAAACCTTCAAACCATTACTATaggtttcaatatttttatggaGCTTTTCAACTACCACACTTACAAGCAGAGACAAATCAGGAACTTGAATACAAGAAGCAACATGCactcttgaattttttaattttttttttaaagtaatttttgcTATGCATGGTGTTGCATTTTTGTGTAGGAAGAAGGGGGTGATGAATGCATTATTTCCTCACTAAGACTTTTGTGAGATATCCAATTTGAGGGGTTCAATTCAGTATTTTTATGGTTACCATTCAAATAATATAACTATTAGCAGTTGGGATTTAAAATTTTGCTATTGTTGTCTCACAAGGACCTTTCATGATCATATAGGAAGCCTATCTCCCTATCCCACACTCTAGGGCTGGCACCATACCTGCATCTACCCCTGCTATTAATGATCATTTGTCAAAAACAACACTTGGAGCAGAGTGCAGAGTGCAAACCAATGATTCCATAGAACATATATTGATATGCATGATGGATAAGTGgacaaacatttttcttatcaGCAATCGAAATTTTGGAGAAGCATGGAATGGATGTTCATAGATAAGCAAACATTGGAGTGgacaaacatttttcttatcaGCCATCGAAATTTTGAATAAGCATGGAACGGATGTTCATAGATGAGCAAACATTGGATCGATCATGACGCTATTGAGTATCAAGTATGTCCTAATACAAGATGAATATGCCATGGACAACCATCTTTTTCAAAGCAAGTGAcatccaaaaattaattaaaagcaGTTTTGTCTGCTTTTATTTCAAGCACTATATTGTTATCAACAAattagcatttttttaaaagaaatactGACGAGTTTCTAAGGCAGCAGACCACTAGTAGCACCcattatataaaacaatttcctcAATCTCTGTTTTTATATGGTAAActaaaaaatctattaaaaaatttattcccATAAGtacttcaaaaattaaaaagcacTTAGATACTGAGATTCTTAATATTGTGTTTTTCTAACAAAAGCATAGAACCCCTGAACAAGAGGAAAGATGTTTGAGATTCAGGGGGATAAACCAAAGAAATGAGCACAGattgaaatttgtatttcaATTGTTCTTCCAAATTCCTGAAAGGTTGAGCATACAAAAAATGAGTACatattgaaatttgtatttcaATTGCTCTTTCAAATTCCTGAAAGGTTGAGCATACAAAAAAGTGATTATTGCTCatccaaacaaaaaatgatgaagagatGAAAAGGGCACAAGCTTGTGCCCTTTCCTGTTCGGCACCTTATAAGCACCTTcttctattattgttattgCTCATAAAAACGAAAAATAATGAAGAGATGAAAAGGGCACAAGCTTGCGCCCTTTTCACCTTACATGCATTTCTCTTGCCTATAAAAAAGGGAGGTGAGCTTGGAAAGTTTAGGTCTTTTTTCCTTTACTTAAGTCTAACTTATTGAACCTTATCTTTGTTATTTGTAGGTCACCACTGTTGACCTAAACTATTATTGCAACTAGTAACCCctccatctttttctttttatttagttttacaTTTCCAACATTTGCAACAAGTTCCAATCCGGCTTCCACACTTAATTTTAAGGTGCGAGTGCTGGGGTTGGATGTGACATTTGCAAATCAAAGAATGTGACACCCAAATCATAACATCACCAGGGGCCACCAGCAGGTGTCTTCTAAGTGCACCTTATCGCACATTAGCTCTCCACTTATTTGTCCACCTCTTATGTGAAAAATTTACAATGGGTAAGATACAGCCCTTTCCCCCTTTTTCCACATGGAAGTCATATTCTTTTAATTACTCTTCTATCTCTGCAGCTTCACTTGTGGTCACATGTTTATCAAGGCTTTTGGGAATAAACaggcaaaaacaaaattaaaatcttgGGTTCTAAACAAATGTCCCACAGGAGATTTCTTTAGAAGGATAGTAAGATATGGAATATTTGCATGACAAGCAAGATAGCCACCATAAACATAAACAAAAGGTAAGTCTAACTTTCTATCACACAGATCAACATATGAATCTGCACATTATTTTTGTCTAATAGAGATATAGAAAAAGAGAGGGCCAAAACCTGCCATCGGTAAGTAGTTAACACTGCTGGTGTGAACGATTCCTCTACAATTCTCCCACGGAGAAGCTCCTCTATGAAATCTGTCTGGACCAAATGACTGGACAATTAGTCTATGACTAAAGAACTACGTTATGAGCACTATCACGAaaaagataaggaaattctACTGAGATCTCATGAGTGAGTGCAGGCATAAAAAACAGGTATTGACTAAATGGACAGTTCAGAAGCCCAAAAATTAGACCGGCCAAGTTTAACAAGATCTTGTTACTTCACAGTTCATTTCACATGGTTTAGATGTTTGGACTGCAACTATTTTCTGAATACCCACGTTAAAATACCAGATTACCAAAAACCATGCAAAGGTGGATTGGTTCAGTTTTAGCTGGCCAGAAATCATGAACATGCAGAAAGCACAAAATCTACCAAGCAAAACACCAAAACAAAGAGTAATAAAATTGGTGAACTAACAATAGATAAGGAGTTCTGTGAGTTGGATCGGTCTGAACACCAGTAAGCACGGGAAGCCTCCAAAACCTCAACAGACAAAACAGCCCCAGCAATGGCACCAAGTCCAGCTCCACGGAGGACACCACTGTCAGAAGCTCTACCTGCTATAGCACCAGTGATAGCCCCCGTGAAAGCACCAGCTGCAATTAAATTACAGAATCAGGGATATATGAAACAACCCTGTCATAGTAATGCCATGTAAGACCCATAAAAACTTTAGTTTCCGAACACTCCTGTATATGACCCATTTCTTGGTAGTTAGATAACAAGAGCACccacaatttcataaaatgatccATTGTTGCAAGGGTCCACCACTAATACCATACCCGTCAAAACCACTAAACTGCAATGACATCAGATTGCATCCGGCCAAGTTAACTACATTACATTCATCAAGCATGTACAAAATTTGAATGAAAAGGAGAAATGCAATTGCAAAAGACAACCTTTTCTTTTTACATCTCTCGtaatttatttcttatgaattcaaaagttgattttttttttttttttgataggtaacttcaaaaattgaaattaaatgacTCTTATTTCAGATTTTAACCATTGTCCAGATTAAGTCTTCCCTGAcatgaaatttcatttcaaagGACAAACcttaagagcttccattctttaactAACCTACGCCCTCTGATCATATCAtcctccaaaaaaataaaacataaaaactcAACCATGAAAAGGATGTCATTATTTCTCAAAATTCAATCCAAAAATTTCCATAATTTGCTACCAATATCCACCATTTTTCCAATTATATTTTCTCCTCTGGATTTACCTGAAGACATCCCCCATAACCCAAGAACAAAATCGCTCGACTCCAACGACCATAAttaacaaaagagaaaacaagatTGAATCAATGGAAGTAACATTACCGAGAGCAAAAACACCGGTGAGAGCGCCGGAAAGGGCGCCAGCGATCAATCTGGGAATATAATGATAAACCCTAATCTCACCTCCTTCTTCAAAACCCCCATGTTCCATACCCGCCAAACACGATCGAACCCGCTAGGCCGGGCTCCAACCACAAGCCTCGGAGGAACGGACCACGGGCATCTACACGAGGGGAAACCCTAGTTTGCTTTTTGATCATTCCAATTTCGAATGCCGTCAATCTTATATTTTGCTTTTCATGTGCATATCCCAAATACAAAAGGTGAATTTTATTCCACACCACCATTCATTTTCCTAccccatttttaataataataaaaaatacaaataaaattttaaactccAAGAGGGCACCCTTTTTCTCTCTAGGAATCCTGTATGAATAAATGTTATTATTCCAAGTTTGctagatttttttattcatccaAGGTAATTTTAGCAATGCCCACGTATTGAGTTGGCTATTTGTCCTTCATTTATTATTCCCTAAAAGGTGGTCTGATGAAGAAAAATACCTTACTATAGGGAGGACAAACTCTATGAGGCCATGTTCTACTTCAAAACATTTCTTAATTACagagatataattttttggGCAAATAACTTGAGCCCTAGATGATCAGTACTCTGTATATATCACTCCATGGGGGTGTCTGTCCCCAGAGCACAGTCAGAAGCTCTCATGGTTCTAGTCAGGTGGTCAAGAATCTCATATATCTGAGGCATACATGGATGTTGATCATCTGCAGCAACAAACTCTTTAATGTCAATTCCCACTTCAATTGAACTGCAACCTGGATCTCTCCTCTGCTTTATTTGGTTTCTGACTAACATCTTCTTATCCCACATGCCTTTGGCAGCATATAAATTTGACATGATGACATTGTCACCAACATGGCTAGGCTCCAGCTCGAGCAGCTGCCGACGGGCTTCTGAGTAAATCTTAATGTTGCTGTTGCCGTTGCCGTTGCTGTCACCTTGGAGGCTGCATGCACCTAGCAATGTACGCCACACCACTGCGTTTGGCCGCACCGGCATCTTCAATATAAACTCATAAGCTTCTGTTAGGAGACCAGCACGGCATAAAAGATCCACCATGCAGCCAAAGTGGGAAATTCTTGGCCTCAAGCTATAATCCTCTTTCATGCTTCTGAAATGCTGCTTCCCTTCTTCCACAAGACCTGCATGGCTGCAGGCCATTAAAACTCCCATGAAAGTAACATCATTAGGGAGGACTAAAGAGCTCTCGTGTTCACCATTCCTTTTGTTCTTCCTTGCCCTTTTGTTCGTTTCTTTCATTTCTGTAAAAAGTTGAAGCGCCTCCTCTGCTTGTCCATGCAGGGCATGCCCCACAATCATGGATGTCCAGGTTGTGACATCCTTCTTCTGCGTACCATCAAACAATCTCCTGGCAGTACCGATCTCCCCacattttgaatacatgtttaTGAGAGAATTGTTTAGGCATAAATCTGTATCGAGTCCTCTATGGCGGATGTAAGCATGAATCCATTCTCCCATGTCTAACGCCCCAAGGTCAGCACAG of Vitis vinifera cultivar Pinot Noir 40024 chromosome 17, ASM3070453v1 contains these proteins:
- the LOC100250059 gene encoding putative pentatricopeptide repeat-containing protein At1g74400, translating into MRFLRRFPSLGRRVTKLFATNNQPKAHLHTHLKPPKSNQTLKRYLQSSNTSKVLLFFRILLRKNPSSIDSFSLMFALKACTLKSSLVEGKQMHALVINFGFEPIIFLQTSLISMYSATGNVADAHNMFDEIPSKNLISWTSVISAYVDNQRPNKALQLFRQMQMDDVQPDIVTVTVALSACADLGALDMGEWIHAYIRHRGLDTDLCLNNSLINMYSKCGEIGTARRLFDGTQKKDVTTWTSMIVGHALHGQAEEALQLFTEMKETNKRARKNKRNGEHESSLVLPNDVTFMGVLMACSHAGLVEEGKQHFRSMKEDYSLRPRISHFGCMVDLLCRAGLLTEAYEFILKMPVRPNAVVWRTLLGACSLQGDSNGNGNSNIKIYSEARRQLLELEPSHVGDNVIMSNLYAAKGMWDKKMLVRNQIKQRRDPGCSSIEVGIDIKEFVAADDQHPCMPQIYEILDHLTRTMRASDCALGTDTPME
- the LOC100245106 gene encoding NEP1-interacting protein-like 2, whose amino-acid sequence is MEHGGFEEGGEIRVYHYIPRLIAGALSGALTGVFALAGAFTGAITGAIAGRASDSGVLRGAGLGAIAGAVLSVEVLEASRAYWCSDRSNSQNSLSITDFIEELLRGRIVEESFTPAVLTTYRWQVSIGNLSYDEMYDVYGEVASRGLSGDSLKKLPCHVILDEIKAAQSNCCTICLQDIEVGEIARSLPWCHHTFHLACVDKWLIRHGTCPVCRRNV